The proteins below come from a single Sorghum bicolor cultivar BTx623 chromosome 4, Sorghum_bicolor_NCBIv3, whole genome shotgun sequence genomic window:
- the LOC8059096 gene encoding transcription factor MYB3R-1, whose translation MRRSGDGVTTRRSSGSGRSSSCSREIDWIADEHGGLQRPSKRFKAQEWKKTAECLSHKTGNSVKRRNTWSQDEDDILIQMVGPHCKNKWSDIARSIPGRSRRQCQERWMYYLDPAVNNQPWSEQEDITLIRAHRIFGNKWCKLAKHFPGR comes from the exons ATGCGGCGGAGCGGAGACGGCGTCACCACGCGGCG GAGCTCCGGCAGCGGCAGGTCCTCGAGTTGCTCGCGCGAAATCGATTGGATTGCAGACGAG CATGGGGGACTCCAGAGGCCTTCTAAACGATTCAAGGCTCAAGAATGGAAAAAGACAG CTGAGTGTCTATCCCACAAGACAGGTAACTCAGTCAAGAGGAGGAACACATGGTCACAAGAT GAAGATGATATTCTTATTCAAATGGTAGGCCCACATTGCAAAAACAAATGGTCAGATATTGCACGCTCTATACCTGGTCGTAGTCGACGACAATGCCAAGAAAG ATGGATGTATTATCTTGACCCTGCTGTGAACAACCAGCCATGGTCAGAACAGGAGGACATAACATTGATCCGTGCTCATCGTATTTTCGGAAACAAATGGTGTAAACTGGCTAAACATTTTCCTGGCAGGTGA
- the LOC8059097 gene encoding uncharacterized protein LOC8059097 isoform X2: MLSALLGGYLTAYPPPPLPPATAAAPSPSARLPAPFPARLRHASLHVARRRAAGAGEALSASTASEGDDEYEAAAALQEEGFPSWTGGGEEEEEDYDHDPEIGDIMGDYFDDPKKAQTRMEDRIRKKRHKIVQTKTGSPNPMKVVFNKFDFSNSYIWFEFYNALLPKDVTLISDSLRSWHIVGRLGGCNSMNMQLSQLPLDCKRPTYDALEGANVTPTSFYNIGDLEIQDNLARVWVDIGIHEPLLLDILLNALTTISSDHVGIKQVQFGGLEFLNWSEDLKTEEVGYSVCKI, encoded by the exons ATGCTCTCTGCGCTCCTCGGCGGCTACCTGACCGCCTACCCGCCGCCGCCTCTCCCAcccgcaacagcagcagcaccaaGCCCGAGCGCGCGTCTCCCGGCTCCCTTCCCTGCTCGCCTCAGGCACGCGTCCCTCCACGTCGCCCGACGGCGCGCGGCGGGGGCGGGGGAGGCGCTGAGCGCGTCAACCGCCTCGGAGGGCGACGACGAGTacgaagcggcggcggcgctgcaggAGGAAGGGTTCCCGAGCTGGacgggcggcggcgaggaggaggaggaggactacgaCCACGACCCCGAAATCGGAGACATTATGGGGGACTATTTCGACGACCCCAAGAAGGCCCAAACCCGC ATGGAGGATAGGATAAGAAAGAAGCGCCACAAGATCGTGCAAACCAAGACCGGCTCGCCCAACCCCATGAAGGTCGTCTTCAACAA ATTTGACTTCTCCAATTCATATATATGGTTCGAGTTCTACAATGCTCTGTTGCcaaaagatgttaccttaatttctGAT TCTCTGCGATCGTGGCATATAGTTGGCCGTCTTGGTGGCTGCAATTCTATGAATATGCAG TTATCGCAGTTGCCTTTAGATTGTAAAAGGCCAACTTATGATGCTCTTGAAGGAGCTAACGTCACTCCGACGTCCTTTTACAACATTGGTGATCTTGAGATTCAAGATAATCTAGCACGAGTATG GGTAGACATTGGCATTCATGAGCCATTGCTTTTGGACATCCTGCTTAATGCCTTAACAACGATAAGTTCAGA TCATGTTGGTATTAAGCAAGTACAGTTTGGAGGGTTAGAGTTTTTGAACTGGAGTGAGGACTTGAAAACAGAAGAAGTTGGATATAGTGTGTGCAAAATCTAA
- the LOC8059097 gene encoding uncharacterized protein LOC8059097 isoform X1 has product MLSALLGGYLTAYPPPPLPPATAAAPSPSARLPAPFPARLRHASLHVARRRAAGAGEALSASTASEGDDEYEAAAALQEEGFPSWTGGGEEEEEDYDHDPEIGDIMGDYFDDPKKAQTRMEDRIRKKRHKIVQTKTGSPNPMKVVFNKFDFSNSYIWFEFYNALLPKDVTLISDSLRSWHIVGRLGGCNSMNMQFLFILQLSQLPLDCKRPTYDALEGANVTPTSFYNIGDLEIQDNLARVWVDIGIHEPLLLDILLNALTTISSDHVGIKQVQFGGLEFLNWSEDLKTEEVGYSVCKI; this is encoded by the exons ATGCTCTCTGCGCTCCTCGGCGGCTACCTGACCGCCTACCCGCCGCCGCCTCTCCCAcccgcaacagcagcagcaccaaGCCCGAGCGCGCGTCTCCCGGCTCCCTTCCCTGCTCGCCTCAGGCACGCGTCCCTCCACGTCGCCCGACGGCGCGCGGCGGGGGCGGGGGAGGCGCTGAGCGCGTCAACCGCCTCGGAGGGCGACGACGAGTacgaagcggcggcggcgctgcaggAGGAAGGGTTCCCGAGCTGGacgggcggcggcgaggaggaggaggaggactacgaCCACGACCCCGAAATCGGAGACATTATGGGGGACTATTTCGACGACCCCAAGAAGGCCCAAACCCGC ATGGAGGATAGGATAAGAAAGAAGCGCCACAAGATCGTGCAAACCAAGACCGGCTCGCCCAACCCCATGAAGGTCGTCTTCAACAA ATTTGACTTCTCCAATTCATATATATGGTTCGAGTTCTACAATGCTCTGTTGCcaaaagatgttaccttaatttctGAT TCTCTGCGATCGTGGCATATAGTTGGCCGTCTTGGTGGCTGCAATTCTATGAATATGCAG TTCTTGTTTATTTTACAGTTATCGCAGTTGCCTTTAGATTGTAAAAGGCCAACTTATGATGCTCTTGAAGGAGCTAACGTCACTCCGACGTCCTTTTACAACATTGGTGATCTTGAGATTCAAGATAATCTAGCACGAGTATG GGTAGACATTGGCATTCATGAGCCATTGCTTTTGGACATCCTGCTTAATGCCTTAACAACGATAAGTTCAGA TCATGTTGGTATTAAGCAAGTACAGTTTGGAGGGTTAGAGTTTTTGAACTGGAGTGAGGACTTGAAAACAGAAGAAGTTGGATATAGTGTGTGCAAAATCTAA